A single region of the Lotus japonicus ecotype B-129 chromosome 4, LjGifu_v1.2 genome encodes:
- the LOC130713380 gene encoding uncharacterized mitochondrial protein AtMg00810-like, which translates to MAKYAHDLLSRAMMLEANHVSTPLAAVSHLVSSGEAYSDLTHYRSLVGALQYLTITRPDLSYAVNTVSQFLQAPTVDHFQAVKRILIYVCGTQHFGLTFRRTSSPAVLGYSDADWARCTDTRRSTYGYAIFLGDNLLSWSAKKQSTVARSSCESEYRAMATLFFLLSLFVPHHLQI; encoded by the coding sequence ATGGCGAAATATGCACATGATTTGCTTTCTCGTGCTATGATGCTTGAGGCCAATCATGTTTCCACGCCCTTGGCTGCTGTTTCTCATCTTGTCAGTTCTGGTGAGGCTTACTCGGATCTTACGCATTATCGCTCTTTGGTTGGGGCCTTGCAGTATTTGACTATTACTCGACCTGACTTGTCCTATGCTGTTAACACAGTTAGTCAGTTCCTTCAGGCTCCGACTGTGGATCATTTTCAGGCTGTCAAACGAATTCTTATTTATGTGTGTGGCACGCAACACTTTGGTCTTACGTTTCGCCGTACCTCTTCCCCCGCTGTTCTTGGTTAtagtgatgcagattgggctcGCTGCACGGACACTCGCCGCTCTACTTATGGCTACGCTATTTTTCTTGGTGATAATCTTTTGTCTTGGAGTGCTAAGAAACAATCTACTGTTGCTCGCTctagttgtgaatctgagtaCCGAGCTATGGCTAcgctattttttcttttatcacTTTTTGTGCCACATCATCTACAGATTTGA
- the LOC130713775 gene encoding F-box/kelch-repeat protein At3g06240-like, giving the protein MKPLHTLFNSLSQECSKLFKAPKFFLDNLLSSTQRNPFLILDRFHWKDNICGQQLFLLDVKRKELKELHIPRVTDSDMGFKVVGSCNGLLCVVHYSLDPNSAIFLWNPATSQTKRVLESENALLPHKVPPNCLIGFYFNYSDNDYQVVRLYSFGFDDSLSKINAVQVEKYSLSTGLWREIKCDQQITVNGCLFWTENTVTVDETLFWGAMEVSEKVSHEMIISFNSCNNVVSKIELPVSAKNCSEVYKKLAVYKGFVSVIICLESEHMEQWLELWGFYDKYEGVECWNKLQTIGMFSRLERPVGVWKNEILMATDKQIHGVSGTIALLPEDDDLEAEFSYNVFNYVESFIPLLGGNMNVETDPFESEWILVT; this is encoded by the coding sequence ATGAAGCCCTTGCATACCCTTTTCAATTCCTTGTCCCAAGAGTGCTCCAAGCTCTTCAAAGCTCCAAAATTCTTCTTAGATAATTTACTTAGCTCCACCCAGAGAAACCCATTTCTAATCCTTGATCGCTTTCACTGGAAGGACAATATCTGTGGCCAGCAGTTGTTTCTCCTAGATGTCAAAAGAAAAGAGCTTAAAGAACTTCACATTCCAAGAGTCACAGATTCTGACATGGGTTTTAAGGTGGTGGGTTCATGCAATGGTTTACTCTGTGTTGTTCATTATTCCTTGGATCCAAACTCTGCAATCTTCCTCTGGAACCCAGCTACATCACAAACCAAAAGGGTCCTGGAATCAGAAAACGCTTTGCTTCCTCATAAGGTGCCACCAAATTGTCTAATAGGCTTTTACTTCAACTACAGTGACAATGATTATCAAGTTGTGAGGCTCTACTCTTTTGGTTTTGATGATTCTCTTAGCAAGATTAATGCTGTTCAGGTTGAAAAATACTCACTGAGTACTGGGTTGTGGAGAGAAATCAAATGTGATCAGCAAATAACAGTGAATGGATGTTTGTTTTGGACAGAGAACACTGTGAcagtggatgaaactttgtttTGGGGGGCCATGGaggtgagtgaaaaggttagcCATGAAATGATTATTTCTTTCAATTCATGTAACAATGTGGTTAGCAAGATTGAGTTGCCTGTTTCTGCTAAGAATTGTTCTGAAGTTTATAAGAAACTTGCAGTGTACAAGGGTTTTGTTTCTGTGATTATTTGCTTAGAAAGTGAACATATGGAACAATGGTTAGAATTGTGGGGTTTTTATGATAAATATGAAGGTGTGGAGTGTTGGAACAAGTTACAGACAATAGGAATGTTTTCAAGATTAGAGCGTCCAGTGGGGGTTTGGAAAAATGAAATTCTTATGGCAACTGATAAGCAAATACATGGTGTTAGTGGAACCATAGCTTTGCTTCCGGAAGATGATGATCTTGAAGCTGAGTTTTCCTACAATGTCTTTAACTATGTGGAGAGCTTCATTCCTTTACTGGGTGGGAATATGAATGTGGAGACTGACCCCTTTGAAAGCGAATGGATTCTGGTTACATGA